The Acaryochloris sp. CCMEE 5410 DNA window TGTACTTGAAACTCAAAAAATACTGGTGAGAATCAGTGTTCATAACTGCGCTAGTTCCTGATTTACTCTTAGGGATTAAAAAACAGCCCATGATCACCGATAGCAATGGAATCCATAATAGTTAAGAACGGTCATAAGCTTAGCGGAAATCAGAGACTCGCTTCAAAGTATTGATCAGATTGCTCATAAGGATTTCGACTCTGCTATTGTATAGTCATCTTGCGCAACTTCTCAATAACCGCTGGTAGCATTCCCTTGGTCGTTCCTCCCTTAGGTTGAAGCAAGTACCAGCACAGTAGCAGTCGCTTTAGCCCGAATCATGTCAGGTAGAGGTGGGATTTCCCCATCTGCTCTTAAGCGAGACAGCTGATATTGCCAAAATGAGACCCCTAATTTACGGCAAGTCTTTTTCAAGGGGCGTAAGCACAGAATCGGGGATGCATGGCTCAAAGAAAAACGGGTCAAGGACAATAGAGCCTGTACCCGAATCAAAAACTTGTCATGAGCCTAACATCACAATTGCCAGCCGTACTAGCCCATCACGAATTTCTAGAACAGGCCGAAGCACTCAAAGAAGCAACCAGCCTGAGTCAGATGGTTTATATCGTTCTGCAAATGGGTTTGTATTTGGCTCGATGGCTTCTGGAGGATGAACTCTCACGGCGAGCAAAAACAGTATTTGAATGGCCTAGGTGTAGCACCTGCGGAACCCGCTTGCACTCGAAGGGATGGGAATCTCGTCAGATGCAGACACTGGTGGGAAATATTTACTGAAAGCGACGGGTGGGTCGTTGTCCAAAAGGGTGTCCAGGTAGTCTATCAGCTCCTCTGGACCAATCCATTGGGATTACCTCTTACCAGCACAGCAGTAAAGAACTGGTGCGTCTAGGCTGCTTGTTAAGTCTATTTATGCCCTATGAACTGGCCAGTTGGATGCTGAGTCAGTGGAGTGGTTTATCCGTCAGTTCATCAAGCTTGTGGAATTGGGTGCAAGTCATGGGCAACAAAGCTTATCAGGAGCTAGAGGCTCAACTCAAGCTCAAGCATCAGGTGAACAGGCTCCTAGTGAAGCGATTTCAGAGGTGTTGTCTGCTCTGCCTTTGGCCATTGCTGCTGACGGTGTGATGGTGCCCTTTCGCCCCACCCCGAAAACCCCCAAGGGAAAAATCCAGTGGCGAGAAGTTAAAGTCGCTATCTTAGCCCGCCTGGGAACACGGCTCACCCGAGCTAAAAAGAGTGTCCCCCAACTACTGCGTCGAAGACTGGTAGCAGTATTGGGCGATATCGACCAGTTCATCCCCTTACTGCACCTCGAAGCCCGCAAACAAGACTTTGAATCGGCCCCAAGCGTCATCTGGTTGAGTGATGGGGGGCGAGGCTTCTGGCGAGTCTACCGCACCTTGTTCTCTCACTGTGCTGTGGCAGTTCTCGATTTTTTTCATGCAGCAGGCCATCTTGCACGAGCAACAAAAGTGATGTTTGGGGATGTTCGCTCTGCTCAAGCCCAAGCCTGGTTCCGGCGCTGGCGACACCAATTGCGACATGGGCAACACCTGCTAGTATTGCGGTCCTTGACGGTGTTGATTCACTCACAATTATTTACGGGCAAGTCTTTTACGACGTTGCTTCAAGTACAGGCTTATTTCCAGCGCCATCTGCGACACATCCGCTATCGCCACTTTGAACAACAACAGATACCCCTGGGGTCAGGAATGGTCGAAAGCTGACTGCCTGACAGATCTTTGTATTCCATAGCTCATAAAGCTTTGCACTGTAGAGAGCGGATACGAGAGAACCAGATTTTGTTGTAGTGTTTCTTTTGAGCTTTTTTAGAGGCAAAACACGGTTGCGGATCCTTGGTGAATAAGGGGACTGGCATCAACAACTCCCGTCCTTTATGGACCACCCCCTTGAGCCACCGCAATCCAATCTTGAGATAGCTAATGCCTCTGTGCCAATGGGGATCAACCTGTTGGCGTAGCCCTTTAATATGAACAGCCATCCCCTGAGCCGTGCTGTATAGCAGTGCCACAGCAGCAATCAGGTACAGCCTCTCCAGAGCATCAGCACAGCGAATTTTCGACTCTTCAAGCTCAAACACACCAGATTTACTATCGAGGAATAATTCTTCCACCCGAAACCTCAAGGCGTATTGCCACAAGGTTTGTAACGAGGGTGATTCATCTGTAATCACTGCCCATGGTTCTTTTACGCCTCGGATATTCGCCAGTACCAAATTGCACCGATAGAGGCCATCATCCCAAAGCCCGACATTACGGTAGAGGAGAGCTTCTCCTTTGGATGGCCATAACCTACGGACTTCTCTTGGACATTGACGGGGGCCATGGAGAAGGACATCACATGGGATACGCAGACAGTAATGCCAACGGCTCTGCTGTAACCAGCTCATCAGTTGATGGTTCGCGAACCCACGATCTGCTAACAACATGACATCTGGATGCTGCCGTAATAACCAACGGGCCTGACGCAATAGCGGTTGATATTCCTCAAAGCAACCGCCGCACTCTTGTGCTCTAATACTTTCCATAACAACGGTACTGCTCTGCCACAGCAGACAACGGATACATGAATCATGCAGTATTCATTCCATAAAACCGTGGTATCCATCGCTAGGTAAAGGCGATGGGTTCGCCAGTTCTTAAGCGCTAGAAGGACCAAAGGGACATACAGTTTGTGGACATCAATGAGCGGATTGCACAGAAAGCGTTGCCAGCGACGCTCGACACTTTGGGCTTTTTTGCTCGGCAGGGACATAGGATTCCCAAGCAGATAAGCATAATCGTTCACTGCAGATTAAGGCGCTCACCATCCATCCCAGGGTCATGAGATGACGCAAATCTCGATAATGGCTGTGTTGACGTAAAAAGGAGAACAGTTGACGATAAATTTGGGTGGAGCCTGACATTTGAGTAACGCTGATTTGTGCTTAAATCTAGCTTCACATGTCGCTCCACTCTTTTCTCAAAGACTATGAAAATAAAGGCTTTGAGATACTTCTGTCAGGCAGTCAGGGTCGAAAGTGCTTGTAAGTGGTTGATTCAACAGCGCTTTAAGGGGGTTGGTATGCGCTGGAGTGAGGATGGCTTCAATCATCTACTCATTCTTCGGCTGACTTGGGTCAATGAACGGTTTGACGCCCTATTCCCCGGGGTGACCATTCCGAGATCTAAGGCATCCCCGATCCATTAGCTACGCCCTTTTTCAAGCCGACGAACGTATCTCTAGCTTGTCGTCCTGCTTCAGAACGAGTCTCCCCACTGATGTAGGAATCAATTATTCCGATTACGATTCCTACTATTAAACTAGGGAATACTAGATTGATGATTTTAGTATTTTAGCCATTAATAATCTTTGTTTTTTCAGAATTAATGCGTTGAACACTAAAACTTTGCTACTAAAATAAGTAAGCACTCTTAATAGTAGGATAAAACTTTTTAGTCCCTGTTTGATAATGGCTCTAAGTAATGTCGCAAATTCTAAAATTATTCTCCTAAATGATTGGGCGTTTAACAATGCCAAGACTGTTACTTGCTAACGACATTATGATAAGTACAAAAAAACCAAGAATGATTGACTTCAAGATTTGCTGCTAGAGATTTTTGCTTCAATCCAGACATTCTG harbors:
- a CDS encoding transposase; the protein is MESIRAQECGGCFEEYQPLLRQARWLLRQHPDVMLLADRGFANHQLMSWLQQSRWHYCLRIPCDVLLHGPRQCPREVRRLWPSKGEALLYRNVGLWDDGLYRCNLVLANIRGVKEPWAVITDESPSLQTLWQYALRFRVEELFLDSKSGVFELEESKIRCADALERLYLIAAVALLYSTAQGMAVHIKGLRQQVDPHWHRGISYLKIGLRWLKGVVHKGRELLMPVPLFTKDPQPCFASKKAQKKHYNKIWFSRIRSLQCKAL